A genome region from Brassica oleracea var. oleracea cultivar TO1000 chromosome C2, BOL, whole genome shotgun sequence includes the following:
- the LOC106323787 gene encoding uncharacterized protein LOC106323787, whose product MDSNPYRHGSNFVDLLTSQQSVFSLVEETVPEDTPAERKERRMWTLVEDMVLISSWLNTIKDPVVGNEQRSGAFWNRIAAYFAASPKVAATEHRESTHCKQRWHKINDQVNKFCGAFEAATREKTRSGKRRKLDEGSQSETSHAVEEERPPGVKAAKGKNKNVKWEERLSQFQTMWEIKQKDLVSKDRLSRNRILDRLLAKQEPLDEVENDVVKKLLAELLN is encoded by the exons ATGGATTCCAATCCATACCGGCATGGTAGTAACTTTGTTGATCTCCTTACGAGTCAACAAAGCGTCTTTAGTTTAGTTGAAGAAACTGTCCCTGAAGACACTCCTGCTGAGCGTAAGGAACGCCGGATGTGGACGCTTGTAGAAGATATGGTGCTCATCAGCTCCTGGCTCAACACAATCAAGGATCCAGTAGTGGGAAATGAGCAACGGTCTGGGGCATTCTGGAATAGGATCGCCGCTTACTTTGCGGCAAGTCCCAAGGTTGCAGCCACTGAACACCGAGAATCAACTCATTGCAAGCAGCGTTGGCACAAGATCAATGATCAAGTCAACAAGTTCTGTGGGGCTTTCGAAGCAGCAACCAGAGAGAAGACAA GAAGCGGTAAAAGGAGGAAGTTAGACGAGGGTTCACAGTCTGAGACTTCACACGCTGTTGAGGAGGAGCGCCCCCCGGGTGTTAAGGCAGCAAAAGGGAAGAACAAGAATGTCAAGTGGGAGGAAAGGCTGTCACAGTTTCAGACTATGTGGGAAATAAAACAAAAAGACTTGGTCTCCAAGGATAGGCTATCAAGAAATCGGATACTTGACCGTTTACTTGCAAAGCAAGAGCCCTTAGATGAGGTCGAAAATGATGTTGTGAAAAAGCTCCTAGCTGAGTTGTTGAACTAG
- the LOC106327545 gene encoding thaumatin-like protein 1b has protein sequence MALTLPLIFLLLSHFFFPGVEPTSFVMVNKCEYTVWPGLLSNAGVPPLPTTGFVLQKGEEQTIDAPASWGGRFWGRTLCSTDTDGKFSCATGDCGSGTLECSGSGATPPATLAEFTLDGSGGLDFYDVSLVDGYNVPMLVVPQGGSGQNCSSTGCVVDLNGSCPSELRVTSVDGAKQSMGCKSACEAFRTPEYCCSGAFGTPDTCKPSSYSLMFKNACPRAYSYAYDDQSSTFTCAKSPNYVITFCPSPNTSQKSSQDQSPDPKPTTPAGGITTWSPADTSMIYEGALDQSKASPSTSHLSLCGITVTLALAFCRMWWLF, from the exons ATGGCTCTTACGTTGCCATTGATCTTCCTCTTGTTATCCCATTTCTTCTTCCCTG GGGTCGAACCGACGAGCTTTGTTATGGTGAACAAATGTGAATACACAGTCTGGCCGGGACTTTTATCCAATGCCGGAGTTCCTCCGCTTCCGACGACTGGCTTCGTTCTCCAAAAAGGCGAAGAGCAAACCATCGACGCTCCAGCTTCATGGGGCGGTCGTTTCTGGGGAAGAACACTCTGCTCCACCGACACAGACGGTAAATTCTCCTGCGCTACCGGAGACTGCGGCTCCGGGACACTAGAATGCTCCGGGTCCGGCGCCACACCACCGGCGACGCTAGCTGAGTTCACACTCGACGGATCAGGAGGTCTCGACTTCTACGACGTAAGCCTCGTGGACGGGTACAACGTTCCCATGCTCGTCGTCCCTCAGGGAGGATCAGGGCAGAACTGCAGCAGCACGGGTTGTGTCGTGGATCTGAACGGTTCGTGTCCTTCGGAGCTGAGGGTGACGAGCGTCGACGGAGCTAAACAGTCCATGGGTTGTAAAAGCGCGTGCGAAGCGTTTCGGACGCCGGAGTATTGCTGCAGCGGCGCGTTCGGGACGCCTGACACGTGTAAACCGTCTTCGTACTCGTTGATGTTCAAGAACGCGTGTCCACGTGCGTACAGCTACGCTTACGATGATCAGAGCAGTACCTTCACATGCGCTAAGTCCCCTAACTACGTCATCACTTTCTGTCCGTCTCCGAACACAAG TCAAAAATCATCTCAAGATCAGAGCCCAGATCCGAAACCGACGACTCCTGCCGGAGGAATTACGACGTGGTCGCCGGCTGATACATCGATGATATACGAAGGAGCTTTGGATCAGAGTAAAGCATCACCTTCCACGTCTCATCTTTCGTTATGTGGAATCACAGTCACACTTGCGCTGGCATTTTGTCGGATGTGGTGGCTCTTTTGA
- the LOC106324960 gene encoding uncharacterized protein LOC106324960 — translation MCLMALSDAVLGNLATIYVAVIIAIKVYGLISGQSFSAGFVVVVSITTVGVLLAVTLAWDVSRRAADAVSRYNRVVAGEDLSHRHNHDGGGGICKGGICWHGVAVRSPASQVRFRLPQHIPYGAF, via the coding sequence ATGTGTCTAATGGCGTTATCAGACGCGGTTCTCGGGAATCTTGCGACGATCTATGTTGCGGTGATCATAGCGATCAAGGTCTACGGATTAATCTCCGGCCAGAGCTTCAGCGCAGGATTCGTCGTCGTCGTCTCGATTACGACGGTCGGAGTTTTGCTCGCGGTTACTCTCGCCTGGGACGTGTCTCGCAGAGCCGCCGACGCGGTTTCTCGGTACAACCGCGTTGTTGCCGGCGAGGATCTAAGCCACCGTCACAATCACGACGGTGGTGGTGGAATTTGTAAAGGAGGGATTTGCTGGCACGGCGTTGCGGTTCGGTCGCCGGCTTCTCAGGTTCGGTTTAGGCTTCCGCAACATATACCGTACGGAGCTTTCTGA